The following are encoded in a window of Pseudomonas graminis genomic DNA:
- a CDS encoding putative signal transducing protein, translated as MRKIYEPEHLMEGELLQSMLASEGIESHITGRHLLGAVGDLPAFGLLGLTVEDDQAERARLLITEYNAAFPLPGDEPDSYPDVLLC; from the coding sequence ATGCGCAAGATTTACGAACCCGAACACCTGATGGAAGGCGAGCTGCTGCAGTCCATGCTGGCCAGCGAAGGCATCGAGTCCCACATCACCGGGCGTCATCTGTTGGGCGCTGTTGGGGATTTACCGGCGTTCGGGTTGCTGGGCCTCACGGTCGAGGATGACCAGGCCGAGCGCGCGCGTCTGTTGATCACCGAGTACAATGCCGCCTTTCCGCTGCCCGGTGACGAGCCAGACAGCTACCCCGATGTGTTGCTGTGCTGA
- a CDS encoding 1-acyl-sn-glycerol-3-phosphate acyltransferase codes for MGEFDAIRPYDDTEVKAVLDRLLGDKAFLAILTHFRFPRLAGSLGWILQPAIARKLRRQFAGIDTVAALQDKVEHYVDHTIERATDGVTYTGVEQFKSGVAYLFLANHRDIVMDPAFVNYAVYHAGLPTPRIAIGDNLLQKPFVSDLMRLNKSFIVHRSIIGRREKMAAYQLLSAYINHSIRNDCQSIWIAQAEGRAKDGDDRTESAILKMFHMSRKDEPFGEVIQSLNLTPVSISYEYDPCDHAKARELYIRATTGSYTKVPGEDDVSIALGITGYKGRVHVNFAPPITELFEDTKLLAIEMDRQILGGYRLFPVHYLAYAQWADAEPELKVPKAAEVFPTDELERAEDEWQRRLNGCPAEHRPFLIQQYAMPVRNQYRVKAGLPL; via the coding sequence ATGGGCGAATTCGATGCCATCCGACCATACGACGACACCGAAGTAAAAGCCGTGCTTGATCGGCTGCTGGGTGACAAGGCGTTCCTCGCGATCCTCACGCATTTCCGATTTCCGCGTCTGGCCGGCTCCCTCGGCTGGATTCTGCAGCCGGCCATCGCGCGCAAGCTGCGTCGCCAGTTCGCCGGTATCGACACTGTCGCGGCCCTGCAGGACAAGGTCGAACATTACGTCGATCACACCATCGAACGCGCCACTGACGGTGTGACCTACACCGGCGTCGAGCAGTTCAAGTCCGGGGTGGCGTACCTGTTTCTGGCCAATCACCGCGACATCGTGATGGACCCGGCCTTCGTCAATTACGCGGTCTATCACGCGGGTCTGCCGACACCACGCATTGCCATTGGCGACAACCTGCTGCAGAAGCCTTTTGTCAGCGACCTGATGCGCCTGAACAAAAGCTTCATCGTGCACCGCTCGATCATCGGGCGACGGGAGAAGATGGCGGCCTACCAGTTGCTGTCGGCGTACATCAACCACTCCATCCGCAATGACTGCCAGTCGATCTGGATCGCCCAGGCCGAAGGCCGCGCCAAAGACGGCGACGACCGCACCGAATCGGCCATCCTCAAGATGTTCCACATGAGCCGCAAGGACGAGCCGTTTGGCGAAGTCATCCAATCGTTGAACCTGACGCCAGTCTCGATCAGCTATGAATACGACCCGTGCGATCACGCCAAGGCGCGGGAGCTGTACATCCGCGCCACCACCGGCAGTTACACCAAAGTGCCGGGCGAGGACGATGTCAGCATTGCGTTGGGGATCACCGGCTATAAAGGCCGCGTGCACGTGAACTTTGCCCCGCCGATCACCGAGCTGTTCGAGGACACCAAACTGCTGGCTATCGAAATGGACCGACAGATCCTCGGCGGCTATCGACTGTTCCCGGTGCATTACCTGGCGTATGCGCAGTGGGCCGACGCCGAGCCCGAACTCAAGGTGCCGAAGGCCGCCGAGGTGTTCCCGACGGACGAGCTGGAACGTGCGGAGGATGAATGGCAGCGCCGACTCAATGGCTGCCCCGCCGAGCACCGTCCGTTTCTGATTCAGCAATACGCCATGCCGGTACGCAATCAGTACCGGGTGAAGGCGGGCTTGCCGCTTTAA
- a CDS encoding class I SAM-dependent methyltransferase, which translates to MDPRSEVLLRQADLFQGSLLLTGLPADDLMSTLPNARGWSWHAGDFDTLGSRFPERVHFGTEAPTEHFEAAVLFLPKARDLADYLINALASRLAGRELFLVGEKRGGIEAAARQLSPFGRTRKLDSARHCQLWQVTVETPPPAVELDSLAKRFDIEVDGGTLKVVSLPGVFSHGRLDRGSALLLENIDRLPAGHLLDFGCGAGVLGAAVKRRYPETHVTMLDVDAFATASSRLTLAANGLEADVMTGNGIDAAPNDLDVILTNPPFHTGVHTDYAATENLLKKAREHLRKGGELRLVANSFLRYQPIIESHLGPCAIMAEGQGFRIYRAKRA; encoded by the coding sequence ATGGACCCGCGCAGTGAAGTGTTACTCCGGCAGGCCGATTTGTTTCAGGGCTCCTTGTTGCTGACCGGCCTCCCCGCCGACGACTTGATGAGCACGCTGCCCAATGCACGCGGCTGGAGCTGGCACGCTGGCGACTTCGACACCCTCGGTTCGCGGTTTCCAGAGCGTGTGCACTTCGGCACCGAAGCACCGACCGAACACTTCGAAGCTGCGGTGCTGTTTTTGCCCAAGGCCCGCGACCTCGCTGATTACCTCATTAACGCGCTCGCTTCCCGCCTGGCCGGACGTGAGCTGTTTCTGGTGGGCGAAAAACGCGGTGGCATTGAAGCCGCCGCCCGCCAGCTGAGCCCGTTCGGGCGCACGCGCAAACTCGACAGCGCCCGGCATTGCCAGCTCTGGCAAGTCACCGTCGAAACGCCTCCGCCAGCCGTTGAACTCGATAGCCTGGCCAAACGTTTCGACATCGAAGTCGATGGCGGCACGTTGAAGGTGGTGAGTCTGCCAGGCGTGTTCAGCCACGGCCGTCTGGACCGCGGTTCGGCTCTGTTGCTGGAAAACATTGACCGGCTTCCCGCCGGGCATTTGCTGGATTTCGGCTGCGGCGCTGGGGTTCTCGGTGCAGCGGTGAAACGTCGTTACCCCGAAACACATGTGACGATGCTGGATGTCGATGCGTTTGCCACTGCGAGCAGCCGGCTGACCCTGGCGGCCAATGGTCTTGAAGCCGACGTCATGACCGGCAACGGAATTGACGCCGCGCCGAACGACCTGGACGTGATTCTGACCAATCCGCCGTTCCATACCGGTGTGCACACCGACTACGCCGCAACCGAAAACTTGTTGAAAAAAGCGCGTGAACATCTGAGAAAGGGGGGCGAACTACGGTTGGTAGCCAACAGCTTTCTGCGCTATCAGCCGATCATCGAGTCGCATCTCGGACCGTGCGCAATCATGGCCGAGGGCCAGGGTTTCCGGATTTACCGCGCGAAACGTGCGTGA
- a CDS encoding 2-hydroxyacid dehydrogenase: protein MPSQRRAVFLDHSSLDLGDLDLAPWRETFSELVLHGSTTTDQVAGRLKDVDVAISNKVMIDAATFAACPNLKLVLVTATGVNNVDLDAARKHGVVVSNCQGYGTPSVAQHTLMLLLAMATRLPDYQQAIHLGQWQKSKQFCLLDFPIVELEGKTLGLLGHGELGGAVAKLAEAFGMRVLSGQIPGRPARPDRVPLDELLPQVDALTLHCPLNDDTRDMISAHELSLLKPKAFIVNTARGGLINEQALADALRNGHLGGAATDVLTVEPPVNGNPLLSGDIPRLIITPHSAWGSQEARQRIVGQINENALAFYEGKPVRVVS from the coding sequence ATGCCCAGTCAACGCCGAGCAGTTTTCCTGGATCACTCCTCCCTGGATCTGGGGGATCTCGACCTCGCGCCGTGGCGTGAAACCTTCAGCGAACTGGTGCTTCATGGCAGCACCACAACCGATCAGGTGGCCGGGCGCTTGAAGGACGTCGACGTGGCCATTTCCAACAAGGTCATGATCGATGCCGCCACGTTCGCCGCCTGCCCGAATCTTAAACTGGTGTTGGTGACCGCCACCGGCGTCAACAACGTCGACCTCGATGCAGCGCGCAAGCATGGCGTGGTGGTCAGCAACTGTCAGGGCTACGGCACCCCTTCCGTCGCCCAGCACACGCTGATGTTGCTGCTGGCGATGGCCACCCGCTTGCCGGATTATCAACAGGCCATTCATCTGGGCCAGTGGCAAAAATCGAAGCAGTTCTGCTTGCTGGACTTCCCTATTGTGGAACTGGAAGGCAAAACGCTAGGGCTGCTGGGTCATGGCGAGCTGGGTGGCGCTGTCGCGAAGCTGGCCGAAGCTTTCGGGATGCGCGTTCTATCGGGTCAGATCCCCGGCCGCCCGGCACGACCCGACCGCGTGCCGCTGGACGAGCTGCTGCCACAGGTCGATGCCCTCACGCTGCACTGCCCGCTCAACGACGATACTCGGGACATGATTAGCGCCCACGAGTTGAGCCTGTTGAAACCGAAAGCCTTCATCGTCAATACCGCGCGGGGTGGCTTGATCAATGAGCAGGCATTGGCCGATGCCCTGCGCAACGGCCATCTCGGCGGCGCTGCCACCGACGTGTTGACGGTCGAGCCACCGGTCAACGGTAATCCGCTACTGTCGGGCGATATTCCGCGTTTGATCATCACGCCCCACAGCGCCTGGGGCAGTCAGGAGGCGCGGCAGCGCATCGTCGGTCAGATCAACGAAAACGCTCTGGCGTTTTATGAAGGCAAACCGGTCAGGGTCGTGAGCTGA
- a CDS encoding SOS response-associated peptidase gives MCGRYALFRWSPAFAALSGFPSDQQAQWNISPAASVLMVRAAPGEVEAGGERGREVARARWGLTPPWLTDMSRTPAHARAETVAEQPMFKQAFRERRCLLPANGFYEWRGSVRKRPFWLTPAEGSTLYFAAIWEAYPVEGHTYLSVAVVTQSAMNQRRPLILDEEGQRAWLAADCPLITLQALLAAPQTQLRERPLANLVNDPKLNAPECLTPL, from the coding sequence ATGTGTGGACGCTATGCCCTGTTTCGTTGGTCGCCTGCCTTTGCGGCCCTGTCCGGATTCCCGAGCGACCAGCAAGCGCAGTGGAATATTTCTCCTGCCGCTTCTGTGTTGATGGTTCGGGCAGCACCGGGCGAGGTCGAGGCGGGCGGGGAGCGCGGACGCGAAGTGGCGCGGGCGCGTTGGGGGCTGACGCCGCCCTGGCTGACCGACATGTCGCGCACACCGGCCCATGCCCGCGCTGAAACCGTGGCCGAGCAGCCGATGTTCAAGCAGGCCTTTCGCGAACGACGCTGCCTGCTGCCGGCCAACGGTTTTTACGAATGGCGTGGCAGCGTCCGCAAGCGGCCGTTCTGGCTGACGCCGGCGGAAGGATCGACGCTGTATTTCGCGGCGATCTGGGAAGCCTATCCCGTCGAAGGCCACACCTACCTGAGCGTTGCCGTGGTCACGCAGTCGGCCATGAACCAGCGTCGCCCGTTGATTCTCGACGAAGAAGGGCAGCGCGCCTGGCTTGCTGCGGACTGCCCGCTGATCACCTTGCAGGCCTTGCTCGCCGCCCCGCAGACGCAACTGCGCGAGCGGCCTCTGGCCAATCTGGTGAATGATCCGAAGCTCAACGCACCGGAATGCCTGACCCCGTTGTAA
- a CDS encoding CPXCG motif-containing cysteine-rich protein translates to MQEIQDYDCPYCGEAVEAVLDISGGDQTYIEDCPVCCRPIIFSLQTDGEEWALDVRSENE, encoded by the coding sequence ATGCAGGAAATACAGGATTACGACTGCCCTTATTGCGGCGAAGCGGTGGAGGCGGTGCTGGATATCTCCGGCGGCGATCAGACCTACATTGAGGACTGCCCCGTCTGCTGCCGGCCGATCATCTTCAGTCTGCAGACCGACGGGGAAGAGTGGGCGCTGGACGTCCGCAGCGAGAACGAGTGA
- a CDS encoding M48 family metallopeptidase, giving the protein MRRIFALCGVTAALLVAGCQAVNTTTGDSVGVERKQYMFSMLSTDEVNQMYAQSYQQTVSEASSKGVLDNSSAEGKRVQAIAKRLIAQAPKLRPDAAQWQWDVNLIKSDELNANCGPGGKIIVYSGLIDTLKLSDDELAAVMGHEIAHALREHGREAMSKAYGVQMAKQGAGALLGLGQDSLALADTVVDYSLTLPNSRANENEADLLGLELAARAGYNPNAAITLWQKMEAQGGGSQPEFMSTHPASSNRIASLQAAIPKVMPLYQQAPKG; this is encoded by the coding sequence ATGCGCAGGATTTTTGCTCTTTGTGGCGTGACGGCAGCGTTGCTGGTTGCCGGGTGTCAGGCGGTCAATACCACCACCGGCGATTCGGTGGGTGTCGAGCGCAAGCAATACATGTTCAGCATGCTGTCGACTGATGAAGTCAACCAGATGTACGCCCAGTCTTATCAACAGACGGTCAGCGAAGCGTCATCCAAAGGCGTGCTCGACAACAGCAGCGCCGAGGGCAAGCGCGTTCAGGCCATCGCCAAGCGACTGATCGCCCAGGCGCCGAAATTGCGGCCCGACGCGGCGCAGTGGCAATGGGACGTCAACCTGATCAAGAGCGACGAGCTGAACGCCAACTGCGGTCCTGGCGGCAAGATCATCGTGTACAGCGGCCTGATCGATACGCTGAAACTCAGCGATGACGAACTGGCAGCGGTCATGGGCCACGAAATCGCTCACGCGCTGCGCGAACACGGTCGTGAAGCGATGTCCAAGGCCTACGGTGTGCAGATGGCCAAGCAGGGTGCCGGTGCCTTGTTGGGATTGGGGCAGGACAGTCTGGCGTTGGCCGACACCGTGGTCGATTACAGCCTGACGCTGCCGAACAGCCGCGCCAATGAAAACGAGGCGGATTTGCTGGGCCTCGAACTGGCGGCTCGCGCGGGTTACAACCCGAATGCCGCGATCACGCTGTGGCAGAAGATGGAAGCCCAAGGCGGCGGGTCGCAGCCAGAATTCATGAGCACCCACCCGGCCTCGTCCAACCGGATCGCCTCGTTGCAGGCAGCGATCCCGAAAGTGATGCCGTTGTATCAGCAGGCACCGAAGGGCTGA
- a CDS encoding LysE family translocator gives MYWTEFLTVALIHLLAVASPGPDFAVVVRESVTHGRKAGTYTAMGVGTAIFLHVGYSLLGIGLIVSQSIVLFNALKWAAAAYLIYIGIKALRAKPASASDAPVDIAKGERTARGAFTAGFVTNGLNPKATLFFLSLFTVVINPHTPMLVQAGYGVYLAFATGAWFCLVARLFSQPRVRAGFARMGHWFDRAMGGVLVALGLKLALTEMH, from the coding sequence ATGTACTGGACGGAATTTTTAACCGTTGCCTTGATTCACCTGCTGGCCGTCGCCAGCCCCGGTCCGGATTTCGCCGTCGTCGTACGCGAAAGCGTGACCCACGGGCGCAAGGCCGGCACCTACACGGCCATGGGCGTGGGCACCGCGATCTTCCTGCACGTCGGCTATTCGCTGCTGGGGATTGGCTTGATCGTTTCGCAGTCCATCGTCCTGTTCAATGCCTTGAAATGGGCAGCGGCGGCGTATCTGATTTACATCGGTATCAAAGCGCTGCGCGCTAAACCTGCCAGCGCTTCGGACGCGCCCGTGGACATCGCCAAAGGCGAGCGCACTGCCCGCGGCGCCTTCACGGCGGGGTTCGTCACCAACGGGCTCAACCCCAAGGCAACGCTGTTTTTCCTGTCACTGTTCACCGTCGTGATCAACCCGCACACGCCAATGCTGGTTCAAGCCGGCTACGGGGTTTACCTGGCATTCGCGACCGGTGCATGGTTTTGCCTGGTGGCGCGCCTGTTCAGCCAGCCTCGGGTCCGCGCGGGTTTTGCGCGGATGGGGCACTGGTTTGATCGGGCGATGGGTGGCGTGCTGGTTGCGCTGGGTTTGAAGCTGGCGCTGACGGAAATGCATTGA
- a CDS encoding TMEM165/GDT1 family protein, whose amino-acid sequence MLESLLVPTAVVALAEIGDKTQLLALVLAARFRKPWPIIAGIVAATLANHAAAGAVGAWFSSYLSDSVLHWILAASFTATALWTLVPDKLDDDEANTGRKFGPFLTTLIAFFIAEIGDKTQIATVMLAAQYSNLWLVIIGTTLGMLLANVPVVLAGNFAAEKLPLTLIRRLAAGAFFILAIVAVYKAMQISGWV is encoded by the coding sequence ATGCTGGAATCCCTGTTGGTCCCCACCGCCGTCGTCGCACTGGCTGAAATCGGTGACAAGACCCAACTCCTCGCACTCGTTCTCGCCGCTCGCTTCCGCAAGCCCTGGCCCATCATCGCCGGGATTGTCGCAGCCACGCTGGCCAACCATGCCGCGGCCGGGGCCGTCGGCGCATGGTTCAGCAGCTACCTCTCGGATTCCGTCCTGCACTGGATTCTTGCAGCGAGCTTTACCGCCACGGCGCTGTGGACGCTGGTTCCGGACAAACTGGACGACGACGAAGCCAATACCGGGCGCAAGTTCGGCCCCTTCCTGACCACGCTGATCGCATTTTTCATCGCGGAAATCGGCGACAAGACGCAGATCGCCACGGTCATGCTGGCGGCGCAGTATTCCAACTTGTGGCTGGTGATTATCGGCACAACGCTGGGCATGTTGCTGGCCAACGTGCCGGTGGTGCTGGCGGGGAATTTCGCTGCGGAGAAACTGCCGCTGACGCTGATCCGTCGTCTGGCAGCGGGGGCGTTTTTCATTCTGGCGATCGTTGCGGTGTACAAGGCGATGCAGATCAGCGGCTGGGTGTAG
- a CDS encoding YajG family lipoprotein, giving the protein MLRRVLFGLLAAGSLTLAGCAHSPQSLTPEPKLNAQLAPVGHGQQVVVRVVDGRQSQTLGTRGGLYPETSSITVNGQQLLPRLQAQAEAGVRLLGFTPVPNGSGPQLTVTLADLKYQSPKEGLYVTEANISSTFRADVQNGGRNYSGRYAASMDQRFGMAPNEETNTKLISDVLSDALTRLFQDQTIGRTLGQ; this is encoded by the coding sequence ATGTTGCGTCGCGTTCTGTTCGGTTTGCTTGCCGCTGGCAGTCTGACCCTGGCGGGCTGTGCCCACAGCCCGCAATCCCTCACCCCGGAACCCAAGCTGAACGCTCAACTCGCACCGGTCGGTCACGGTCAGCAAGTGGTCGTTCGGGTAGTTGACGGTCGTCAGTCGCAGACGCTGGGCACCCGCGGTGGCCTGTACCCGGAAACCAGCTCGATCACGGTCAACGGCCAGCAGTTGTTGCCAAGGTTGCAGGCCCAGGCTGAAGCGGGCGTGCGGTTGCTCGGTTTCACGCCCGTGCCGAACGGTAGTGGTCCGCAGTTGACCGTTACCCTGGCCGACCTGAAGTATCAGTCGCCGAAAGAAGGCCTGTACGTCACCGAAGCCAACATCAGTTCCACGTTCCGCGCTGACGTTCAGAATGGCGGTCGTAACTACAGCGGCCGTTACGCGGCTTCGATGGATCAACGTTTTGGCATGGCGCCGAATGAAGAGACCAACACCAAATTGATCAGCGACGTACTCAGCGACGCGCTGACTCGCCTGTTCCAGGATCAGACGATTGGCCGCACCCTGGGCCAATAA
- a CDS encoding autotransporter domain-containing protein, producing the protein MVSSLALSMLAVSVQAASRAGDDTLNGVDLLSGFDTLWTTGATWDTGTPTALGQSLLRRNLQIVVDRANARTLAQETAAYFDDRRDQSYSAISGLGSLSAAYKAGAGAFTTITQFDDSNRTVKYDDKGNGAGSSSSALGKVVDLVSAVRNDASTTPAKSHYLYPRPWRQSLDGQSLAFVVAPSLRPAESTTPASDSGFPSGHTNAAYLSSYALAYAIPERFSELMLRASEIGDNRIEAGMHSPFDVMGGRITASYFAIDNLSNPANSQLRADARAQALTYFTAQCGGDVNNCMATIDPATDRTSQHAQDKALFTSRMTYGFDPVGPTNLAAVVPTNAEVLLETRFPYLDASQRREILATTEISSGYAVIDQSGGYGRLNLFAAGDGYAAFNSNVTVNMNASLGGYNAVDAWRNDISGSGALIKNGSGNLMLTGNNSYSGGTVINGGVLTGHAKAFGSGTITDNGTLVVDQSTNDTLSNTLTGNGALIKRGVGSLNLTGNNSLSGATTVQAGRLAVNGNLGNSIVSVQQGATLGGNGTVGGINVAQGGVVAPGNSVGQLNVNGDVNLAQGSVYQVESDANGNADRIVASGRATLNNSTLSLVEGGNWLAASRYSILSAAGGVTGAFANVQTNYAFLTPTLSYTATDVGLTLDRNAQTFASLATTRNARAVAQGLDSAGAGNALWRQVVQDDASTAQATFKALSNELHASTQSALIEDSRLVRNAVNDRLQQAQSAAALGSTTQTLPGDDSRGVVWTQAIGATGKTDSTGDVSGLDTHTSGVLFGADVPLDETWRVGALAGFSNSSFDLRHASGSTDSDNYHLGVYAGAKWGQLGLRLGAVRTWHELTAKRTLDLPGASERFKEDYNAATNQVFGELGYAIELGNAQLEPFANLAHVRLDTDSFDENSNAIRLENKSQDNNITFSTLGLRAATRLNAGSVAIKPNATLGWRRAYGDVTPESRAAFSGGDTFELSGAPIARNAAVLGAGVDLGLSDTLSVGLSYNGQVSSDASDQTLNARVTLAF; encoded by the coding sequence ATGGTGTCCTCCCTGGCACTGTCAATGCTCGCCGTGTCGGTTCAGGCGGCGAGCCGTGCGGGAGACGACACCCTCAACGGCGTTGACCTCCTTTCCGGATTCGACACCTTGTGGACAACCGGCGCGACCTGGGACACGGGCACACCGACCGCCCTGGGTCAGAGTCTGCTAAGGCGCAACCTGCAAATCGTGGTCGACCGCGCCAACGCCCGGACCCTCGCGCAGGAAACCGCTGCCTACTTCGATGACCGCCGTGACCAGAGCTACAGCGCCATCAGCGGCCTCGGCTCGTTGAGCGCCGCCTATAAGGCAGGTGCCGGCGCCTTCACGACCATCACGCAGTTCGACGACAGCAATAGAACCGTCAAATACGACGACAAAGGCAACGGCGCAGGCAGTTCGTCTTCGGCGCTGGGCAAAGTCGTAGACCTTGTCAGCGCCGTACGCAACGACGCCTCGACCACGCCGGCCAAATCCCACTATTTATATCCGCGACCATGGCGGCAGAGTCTGGACGGTCAGAGTCTGGCCTTCGTGGTGGCGCCTTCCCTGCGCCCGGCAGAAAGCACCACGCCGGCCAGCGACTCGGGTTTCCCCAGCGGCCATACCAATGCCGCGTACCTGTCTTCCTACGCACTGGCGTACGCCATTCCCGAGCGTTTCAGCGAGTTGATGCTGCGCGCCTCGGAAATTGGCGACAACCGCATTGAAGCCGGCATGCATTCGCCGTTCGACGTGATGGGCGGGCGCATCACCGCATCCTATTTCGCCATCGACAACCTCTCCAATCCGGCCAACTCGCAACTGCGCGCCGATGCTCGCGCACAGGCCCTGACCTATTTCACGGCGCAGTGCGGCGGTGACGTCAACAATTGCATGGCCACCATCGACCCGGCGACAGATCGCACGTCTCAACACGCTCAGGACAAGGCGCTGTTCACTTCGCGCATGACCTACGGCTTCGATCCGGTGGGCCCGACCAACCTGGCCGCCGTGGTGCCGACCAACGCCGAAGTGTTGCTGGAAACCCGCTTCCCGTACCTGGACGCCAGTCAGCGCCGCGAGATACTGGCGACCACCGAGATTTCGTCCGGCTATGCGGTGATCGATCAGTCAGGCGGCTACGGCCGTCTGAACCTGTTCGCAGCGGGGGATGGTTATGCGGCGTTCAATTCCAACGTGACGGTCAACATGAACGCCAGCCTCGGCGGCTATAACGCCGTTGATGCCTGGCGCAACGACATCAGCGGCAGCGGCGCGCTGATCAAGAACGGCAGCGGCAACCTGATGCTGACCGGCAACAACAGTTACTCGGGCGGCACGGTGATCAACGGTGGCGTGCTGACCGGCCATGCCAAGGCGTTCGGTAGCGGAACGATCACCGACAACGGGACGCTGGTCGTCGATCAGTCAACCAACGACACCCTCTCCAATACTCTCACGGGCAACGGTGCGTTGATCAAACGTGGCGTCGGCTCGCTGAACCTGACCGGCAACAACAGCCTGTCCGGCGCCACGACGGTGCAAGCGGGTCGGCTGGCGGTCAACGGTAACCTGGGCAACTCCATCGTCAGCGTGCAGCAAGGCGCAACGCTGGGTGGCAACGGCACCGTTGGCGGCATCAATGTCGCTCAGGGCGGCGTGGTTGCACCGGGTAACTCGGTCGGGCAACTGAACGTCAACGGCGACGTCAACCTTGCTCAGGGCTCGGTCTATCAAGTCGAATCGGACGCCAACGGCAATGCCGATCGTATCGTCGCCAGCGGCCGCGCGACGCTCAACAACAGTACGCTTTCGCTGGTTGAAGGCGGTAACTGGCTGGCCGCCAGCCGTTACTCGATTCTCTCGGCAGCCGGTGGCGTCACTGGTGCGTTTGCCAACGTGCAAACCAACTACGCCTTCCTCACCCCGACGCTGAGCTACACGGCGACCGATGTCGGGCTGACGCTGGATCGTAACGCACAAACCTTCGCCAGCCTGGCGACGACCCGCAATGCCCGAGCCGTCGCTCAAGGGCTGGACAGCGCCGGGGCAGGCAACGCGCTCTGGCGTCAGGTGGTGCAGGACGACGCGTCGACCGCGCAGGCCACGTTCAAGGCGCTGTCCAACGAGCTGCATGCGTCGACCCAATCCGCACTGATCGAAGACAGCCGATTAGTGCGCAACGCGGTGAACGATCGTTTGCAGCAAGCGCAGTCGGCAGCGGCACTGGGCAGCACGACACAGACCCTCCCAGGAGATGATTCCCGTGGCGTGGTGTGGACTCAAGCCATCGGCGCGACCGGCAAAACCGACAGCACCGGTGATGTGTCGGGCCTCGACACGCACACCAGCGGCGTGCTGTTCGGCGCTGACGTGCCGCTCGACGAGACCTGGCGCGTGGGTGCGCTGGCCGGTTTCAGCAACAGCAGCTTCGACCTGCGCCATGCCTCCGGCTCCACTGACAGCGACAACTACCATCTGGGCGTCTATGCGGGCGCCAAGTGGGGCCAACTGGGTCTGCGCCTCGGCGCGGTCCGCACCTGGCACGAGCTGACGGCCAAGCGCACGCTGGACTTGCCGGGTGCTTCCGAGCGTTTCAAGGAAGATTACAACGCGGCGACCAATCAGGTGTTTGGCGAACTGGGTTACGCCATCGAACTGGGCAATGCGCAACTTGAGCCCTTCGCCAACCTCGCGCATGTGCGACTGGACACCGATTCCTTCGACGAGAACAGCAACGCGATCAGGCTGGAGAACAAGTCTCAGGACAACAACATCACCTTCAGCACCCTCGGCCTGCGTGCCGCCACTCGCTTGAATGCGGGCAGCGTCGCGATCAAACCCAACGCGACACTGGGCTGGCGTCGTGCCTACGGCGACGTGACGCCAGAGAGCCGCGCGGCCTTCAGCGGCGGCGACACTTTCGAGCTCTCCGGCGCACCGATTGCCCGCAACGCAGCGGTGCTGGGCGCGGGTGTCGATCTGGGTTTGAGCGACACGTTGAGTGTCGGGCTGAGTTACAACGGACAGGTAAGCAGCGATGCGTCGGATCAGACGTTGAATGCGCGGGTGACGCTGGCTTTCTAA